A portion of the Podospora pseudoanserina strain CBS 124.78 chromosome 2, whole genome shotgun sequence genome contains these proteins:
- the ERG4 gene encoding C-24(28) sterol reductase (COG:I; COG:T; EggNog:ENOG503NUCD) has protein sequence MSSGTRYSLRQTPRKKELFDGMVETPARRNTRRKNQPSIAESDAESTSASETVASMATKSVRQRGVAKFTEHVDEAEEVPTAPTTPESDSSKPLLDKKVKTNGAAEKEEKIVDGWKPGMDPKVDLSGEYEFGGPWFVSVMMIGFPLLMWYMWIGAEYYDGKLPLPEAGQSWTDFGKHLYNLCYTGAFPHAKAWAIYWIFFVVEGAMYCLMPGVWAYGKPLPHKNGEQLRYYCSAYASFYTTIALVAGLHFSGIFPLYTILDEFGPLLSVSIFSGWLVSFIAYFSALYRGAQHRMSGNHIYDFFMGAELNPRMFGILDFKMFFEVRMPWYILFLLSCAAAARQWDQYGYVSGEVGFLVLAHYLYGNATSKGEELIVSSWDMYYEKWGFMLIFWNLSGVPLSYCHCTLYLANHDPSTYRWNRYFLVALYVAYLFVYWVWDTTNSQKNAFRAIEKGKLVKRKTFPQLPWQVVKNPKVIETGLGDKILADGWYGKARKIHYSCDTFFALSWGLITGFESPFPWFYGVFFTIMIAHRAWRDIHRCREKYGEAWKEYERQVPYLFIPYVF, from the exons GAAAAAAGAACTGTTTGATGGCATGGTAGAAACGCCTGCTCGCCGCAACACCCGTCGCAAGAATCAGCCCTCTATCGCGGAATCCGACGCCGAGTCTACCTCAGCCTCCGAGACGGTTGCCAGCATGGCCACCAAATCTGTGCGCCAGCGTGGCGTCGCCAAGTTCACCGAGCACGTCGACGAGGCGGAAGAGGTTCCTACggcccccaccacccccgagagcgactcctccaagcccctcctcgacaagaaggtcaagaccAATGgcgccgccgagaaggaggagaagattgtCGACGGGTGGAAGCCCGGTATGGACCCCAAGGTTGACCTCTCGGGCGAGTACGAGTTTGGTGGGCCTTGGTTCGTGTCTGTCATGATGATCGGATTCCCTCTTCTCATGTGGTACATGTGGATCGGTGCCGAGTACTATGACGGCAAGCTCCCCCTCCCTGAGGCTGGTCAGTCCTGGACCGACTTTGGCAAGCACCTTTACAACCTCTGCTACACTGGCGCGTTCCCCCATGCCAAGGCTTGGGCCATTTACTGGATCTTTTTCGTTGTGGAGGGTGCCATGTACTGCCTGATGCCCGGTGTCTGGGCTTACGGCAAGCCCCTTCCTCACAAGAACGGCGAGCAGCTCAGGTACTACTGCTCGGCCTATGCCTCGTTCTACACCACTATCGCCCTCGTTGCCGGCCTTCACTTTTCCGGCATCTTCCCGCTGtacaccatcctcgacgagTTTGGTCCCCTGCTCAGCGTGTCCATCTTCAGCGGCTGGCTGGTCTCGTTCATCGCCTACTTCTCGGCCCTCTACCGCGGCGCCCAGCACCGCATGTCTGGCAACCACATCTACGACTTCTTCATGGGCGCCGAGCTCAACCCCCGCATGTTTGGCATTCTCGACTTCAAGATGTTCTTTGAGGTGCGCATGCCCTGGTACATCTTGTTCCTCCTGTCGTGCGCCGCCGCGGCCCGCCAGTGGGACCAGTACGGATATGTCTCTGGAGAAGTCGGCTTCCTGGTGCTCGCTCACTACCTTTACGGCAATGCTACCTCCAAGGGCGAGGAGCTGATTGTTTCCTCATGGGACATGTACTATGAGAAGTGGGGCTTTATGTTGATCTTCTGGAACCTGTCCGGTGTTCCCTTGTCGTACTGCCACTGCACCTTGTATCTCGCCAACCACGACCCTTCGACGTACAGGTGGAACAGGTATTTCCTAGTCGCGCTCTATGTGGCGTACCTGTTTGTATACTGGGTCTGGGACACGACCAACAGCCAGAAGAACGCCTTCAGGGCCATCGAGAAGGGCAAGCTGGTGAAGCGCAAGACGTTCCCCCAGCTGCCGTGGCAGGTGGTGAAGAACCCCAAGGTTATCGagacggggttgggggacAAGATTTTGGCGGATGGGTGGTACGGCAAGGCGAGAAAGATTCACTATAGCTGTGATACGTTTTTTGCGCTGAGCTGGGGGTTGATTACTGGGTTTGAGAGCCCGTTCCCGTGGTTTTATGGGGTTTTCTTTACGATTATGATTGCGCACAGGGCGTGGAGGGATATTCACCGGTGCAGGGAGAAGTATGGGGAGGCTTGGAAGGAGTATGAGAGGCAGGTGCCTTATTTGTTTATTCCG TACGTCTTTTAA
- a CDS encoding hypothetical protein (EggNog:ENOG503NV2D; COG:S): MGETNDIEREAGVNGDSSGTTSTAASSNANILIVDNNHPDAPIREARNADEADSSPPTPRFIQDENSWKRFKWVPYPVRRWIKAGVEWTEGPAVPRRFRIKPLFPQVQQFPIVLLDRYLPNKLHRAALVLVLYVVWIVSFAFTLKNGQSVSEIAEWGRLVKIGCGSTYWIAGNGCGLDGIDCRPFDDGGFPFRCPGNCGSYQVLNPRAVGDQEVIYKPLVVGGPPADGDGPAIYRGDSFICGSAIHAGVISDATGGCGVVRLVGLQSNYNSTKRNGITSVPFDSYFPLSFTFEPDVECSSRDPRWSLLAISVVFTTVFSLFVSHPGLFFFTQFSGLFWTVGMAMDTPNYTDLASLFSREIGLYLPAMFVAWVMYDKMGIRRTLKGLTAHVEKTILWLGGAWVGSLTNYTFDFIPIQRLNSHDINQQPGARAALAIIIIVLFFAVVFQIWFFRQEARLRSHLKLYGLFAVCLIIFLLLPGQNLRIHHYILALLLLPGTSLQTRPSLLFQGLLLGLFINGIARWGFDPVLQTALALRGDAPVQSPLPVIDEPKISPNTSITFSWEAPPAPSYDGISVLVNDVERFRTYFDDGNSAPGAGSSGVVSNITWTRPRGLVKDEPEYFRFAWVSGGTRGDYTKAGRWDGGEGWEEMKAGPSLRVRDEVGGREGQGMEEAREVMVVDLRKRGV, translated from the coding sequence ATGGGCGAGACAAATGATATCGAAAGAGAAGCAGGTGTGAACGGCGACTCTTCTGGTACCACGTCCACCGCTGCCTCGAGCAATGCCAACATCCTTATCgtcgacaacaaccaccccgaTGCGCCTATCCGAGAAGCCCGGAATGCAGACGAGGCTGACAGctccccaccaacaccacggTTTATCCAAGACGAAAATTCGTGGAAACGGTTCAAGTGGGTTCCGTACCCGGTGCGCCGGTGGATAAAGGCTGGTGTCGAATGGACCGAGGGGCCTGCTGTACCTCGACGGTTCCGGATCAAACCGCTGTTCCCCCAGGTGCAGCAGTTCCCGATTGTGTTACTGGATAGGTACCTACCCAACAAACTCCACAGAGCCGCGCTTGTGCTCGTCTTGTATGTCGTCTGGATCGTATCCTTTGCTTTTACGCTCAAAAACGGGCAATCGGTGAGCGAGATTGCAGAATGGGGAAGACTGGTCAAGATTGGTTGCGGCTCGACCTACTGGATCGCAGGTAACGGCTGTGGCCTGGACGGCATCGACTGCAGAccgtttgatgatgggggtttcCCGTTCAGGTGCCCAGGCAACTGTGGGAGCTACCAGGTGTTGAATCCCCGGGCGGTTGGCGATCAAGAAGTCATCTACAAGCCACTGGTCGTCGGCGGGCCTCCTGCTGATGGAGACGGACCGGCCATCTACAGAGGCGATTCCTTCATCTGCGGCTCTGCCATCCATGCGGGCGTCATCTCGGACGCCACAGGCGGTTGTGGTGTCGTCCGCCTGGTGGGACTCCAATCCAACTACAACAGCACCAAGCGCAACGGCATCACCTCGGTCCCCTTCGACTCCTACTTCCCCCTCAGCTTCACCTTCGAACCCGACGTCGAATGCTCCTCCCGTGACCCCCGCTggtccctcctcgccatctcgGTCGTTTTCACGACAGTCTTCTCGCTCTTCGTCAGCCACCCaggcctcttcttcttcacccaaTTCAGTGGCCTGTTCTGGACAGTCGGGATGGCAATGGACACTCCTAATTACACCGACCttgcctccctcttctcccgcgAAATCGGCCTCTACCTCCCGGCCATGTTCGTCGCCTGGGTGATGTACGACAAGATGGGCATCCGGCGCACCCTCAAAGGCCTGACCGCCCACGTGGAGAAGACGATCCTCTGGCTCGGCGGCGCGTGGGTTGGGTCGTTGACAAACTACACCTTTGacttcatccccatccagcGGCTCAACAGCCACGACATAAACCAACAACCCGGTGCCCGCGCCGCTTTggcaatcatcatcatcgtcctcttctttgcTGTGGTCTTCCAGATCTGGTTTTTCAGGCAAGAAGCAAGGTTGAGGTCTCACCTCAAACTGTACGGGTTGTTTGCTGTTTGCTTGATTattttcttgctgctgccgggtCAGAACTTGCGTATTCATCATTACATCCTCGCGCTTTTGCTCCTGCCGGGCACCTCGCTTCAGACTCGCCCGTCGTTGTTGTTTCAGGGTCTTTTGCTGGGGTTGTTTATCAACGGGATCGCgagatgggggtttgatCCGGTTTTGCAGACTGCGCTCGCTCTGAGGGGGGATGCGCCGGTTCAGTCGCCTCTTCCGGTGATTGATGAGCCGAAGATTTCTCCCAACACCAGCATAACCTTCTCATGGGAGGCACCGCCCGCCCCGTCATACGATGGCATCAGCGTGTTGGTCAATGACGTGGAGAGGTTTAGGACATattttgatgatggcaacTCTGCGCCCGGGGCTGGGAGCAGTGGGGTGGTGTCGAATATTACGTGGACACGgccgagggggttggtgaaggacGAGCCGGAATACTTTCGTTTTGCATGGGTTTCGGGGGGGACGAGGGGCGATTACACcaaggcggggaggtgggatggcggggaggggtgggaggagatgaaggccgGGCCTTCCCTTAGAGTGAgggacgaggttggtgggagggaggggcaggggatggaggaggcgagggaggttaTGGTGGTTGAtctgaggaagaggggggtttga
- a CDS encoding hypothetical protein (EggNog:ENOG503NX1K; COG:A), which yields MTVDTEPQEPESTAMRFEVVSSALKEGTAAAARVGRLALPGRRPIDTPNFIAVTSRGTLPHVTPDNISKHLQVSGAYFSLEDFVEKSQQNLSRPPPIFSAPTSTNHPTPLYSFTGTPSHITTILAARRLPAVPSPIGNSTKSISVFTNTGFQNLSTTDYLSAASTLEPDITIPLADLTNNSPPGTSPTSKRALRMAERTDEWIVDWFSSPLSTSTSTFAPVLPIPYPIQWEYLSRLAEDYIPSSQLSGLAVHDPDIIPDLATHQPSLLSLPLLSLSNPSNPHLILRHIALGTDLFALPLINAVSDAGLALNFTFPAPPSPGSTPLPLAVDLSLPSFSTSVTPLSESCTCYACKSHHKSYIHHLLQAREMLGWTLLQIHNHATMSAFFGGIQRSIKDATFEDERLSFSRAYDSEMPAGVGERPRMRGYQYKSQGGEENAGKKKNKPAWQKELAVEDDKVEVPETDGGRELQEKGVGEVVKGSGR from the exons ATGACGGTTGATACCGAGCCACAAGAACCCGAGTCGACAGCCATGAGGTTTGAAGTAGTGTCCTCGGCTCTCAAGGAGGGCACAGCAGCTGCTGCCAGAGTCGGTCGTCTGGCTCTTCCGGGACGTCGTCCCATCGACACTCCAAACTTCATCGCCGTCACTTCACGCGGCACTCTGCCTCATGTCACCCCTGACAATATCAGCAAGCACCTACAAGTGAGCGGTGCATACTTTTCCCTCGAAGACT TCGTCGAAAAGTCCCAGCAAAACCTCTCccgcccaccacccatcttCAGCGCCCcgaccagcaccaaccaccccacccccttaTACAGCTTCACtggcaccccctcccacataaccaccatcctcgccgcccgccgcctccccgCCGTCCCCTCCCCGATAGGCAACTCCACCAAATCCATCTCCGTCTTCACCAACACTGGCTTCCAAAACCTCTCCACAACCGACtacctctccgccgcctccaccctcgaaccagacatcaccatccccctaGCCGACCTAACCAACAACTCCCCCCCAGgcacctccccaacaagcAAACGAGCCCTCCGCATGGCCGAACGCACGGACGAGTGGATAGTAGACTggttctcctcccccctctccacctccacatcAACCTTCGCCCCAGTCCTGCCAATCCCCTACCCAATCCAGTGGGAATACCTCTCCCGCCTGGCAGAAGACTACATCCCCTCGTCCCAACTCTCCGGGTTGGCAGTCCACGACCCGGATATCATTCCCGATCTTGCCACtcaccaaccctccctcttgtccctcccccttttgtCGCTTTCCAACCCGAGCAACccccacctcatcctccgtcACATAGCCCTCGGAACAGACCTCTTCGCCCTCCCGTTGATAAACGCCGTATCCGACGCTGGTTTAGCCCTAAACTTCACCTTCCCcgcccctccctctcctgggAGCACCCCCCTTCCATTGGCAGTcgacctctccctcccctctttcAGCACATCCgtcacccccctctccgagTCCTGCACCTGTTACGCCTGCAAAAGCCACCACAAATCCtacatccaccacctcctccaagcaCGCGAGATGCTAGGCTGGAcactcctccaaatccacAACCACGCGACCATGTCCGCCTTTTTCGGCGGGATCCAGCGGTCGATCAAGGATGCCACCTTTGAAGACGAGAGGTTGAGTTTCAGCAGGGCGTACGACAGCGAGATGCCcgcgggggtgggggagaggccgaggatgagggggtaCCAGTATAAGAGtcagggaggggaggagaatgccggaaaaaagaagaacaagccTGCATGGCAAAAGGAACTGGCGGTTGAGGATGACAAGGTCGAGGTACCGGAGACagatggagggagggaattacaggagaagggggttggggaggtggtaaAGGGGTCAGGTAGATGA
- the CDC15_1 gene encoding Protein kinase of the Mitotic Exit Network (EggNog:ENOG503NU2U; COG:T) — MVLGLLRIVNAIILDDVELQENLCFVGGIPIVTKFAARQYSNEIRLEAAAFVRQMYQTSTLTLQMFVSAGGLNVLVEFLDEDYETSQDLVLIGVNGIWNVFELQGPTPKNDFCRIFSRSKILDPLAAILHKVLDEERGDELSELVEGRIVGIFYLFSQAEAYVKEVVAERQVLKTVLKDLRRMTPAHQITMLKFIKNMSQCSAVLDALHSADAIDFLIDVLSLSMKKGQKHFREISNQVLNTMFNLCRLSKERQEYAASNGIIPLLLKIMKTDRPPKEFVLPILCDMAHSGSKGRRYLWQNHGLEFYVTLLADQYWQVTALDAIHVWLQEETAKVESHLMDGMFMTAIVSCFNPAKANAFDPNLLEPLLKVLRLSPAVAASLAKAEMYAGIAQKLGHKKAVVRLNLLRLVRNIMDGCEAHNLSMSSNSSSNTGKQLRALFDDIQGLADKDPAVLVRNLAGELVRAHFGNDLQHEALALSGLGLGNSVQGSMGGSVGGAGVGAGRSRSGPRRNTSYTPPGGLHMSGGGGGPHTPTGHRASQSSSSAAAYIEVANSTPKRTAVGLAQDREAALFRPRSREGAVAATSIPRRVSQDATAAGFAMSPSSGSGVKSRLPRTSHSHFTRPSLSTAASMPITATRAERSDSSLSSREHVMGRLRSGSSISITGASQYSASPTSSSFLSAAGFNLVNPSSSNRPSSSSAAFGHQARRDSHSQSRSYFSQSARQDSSSSERFSQSARQDGADRLGERLERIERERDASGGSGSTSLSTGSSGTTATTATSGQSGNKVRRARAPSSISRMESVSDVNLPAGGRDGGGNKGRWP, encoded by the exons atggtgttggggttgttgaggattGTTAATGCG ATCAtccttgatgatgtggaGTTGCAAGAGAACTTGTGCTTCGTCGGTGGGATACCGATCGTCACCAAGTTTGCCGCTAGACAGTACTCGAATGAGATTCGGCTCGAGGCTGCGGCGTTTGTGAGGCAGATGTATCAGACTTCTACTCTGACATTGCAAATGTTTGTCAGCGCGGGGGGGTTGAATGTCTTGGTGGAGTTTCTGGACGAGGACTATGAGACGAGTCAGGATCTGGTGCTGATTGGGGTGAATGGGATATGGAATGTGTTTGAGCTGCAGGGGCCGACGCCGAAGAATGATTTCTGCCGGATTTTCAGCAGGAGCAAGATTTTGGATCCACTGGCGGCGATATTGCACAAGGTGCTGGACGAGGAGCGGGGGGATGAGCTGAGcgagttggtggaggggaggattgTGGGGATTTTTTATCTGTTTTCCCAGGCGGAGGCGTATGTGAAGGAGGTTGTGGCTGAGAGGCAGGTTTTGAAGA CGGTCCTCAAGGATCTGAGACGGATGACACCTGCTCATCAGATCACGATGCTCAAGTTCATCAAGAACATGTCGCAGTGCTCTGCGGTTTTGGATGCACTTCACTCGGCCGATGCGATTGATTTCTTGATCGATGTGCTGAGTCTCTCGATGAAGAAGGGACAGAAGCACTTCCGCGAGATCTCGAACCAAGTCCTCAACACCATGTTCAATCTTTGTCGACTAAGCAAAGAACGCCAAGAATATGCCGCCAGCAATGGGATTATTCCGCTACTCCTCAAAATCATGAAGACGGACCGCCCACCAAAGGAGTTTGTCCTGCCTATTCTCTGCGATATGGCACATTCCGGCagcaaggggaggaggtatcTCTGGCAGAATCACGGATTGGAGTTTTACGTTACCCTGCTGGCTGATCAATACTGGCAAGTCACGGCGCTGGATGCGATCCATGTCTGGCTGCAGGAGGAGACGGCCAAGGTGGAGAGCCActtgatggatgggatgttTATGACGGCTATTGTGAGCTGTTTTAACCCTGCCAAGGCGAATGCTTTTGATCCGAACCTTTTGGAGCCGTTGCTCAAAGTCTTGAGGCTGAGTCCTGCCGTGGCGGCGAGTCTGGCCAAGGCGGAGATGTATGCCGGGATTGCCCAGAAGCTGGGGCATaagaaggcggtggtgaggttgaatCTACTGAGGCTGGTGAGGAATATTATGGATGGGTGCGAGGCGCATAATTTGAGTATGTCGTCCAACAGCTCGTCCAACACGGGGAAGCAGTTGAGGGCGTTGTTTGATGATATTCAGGGGTTGGCGGATAAGGACCCGGCGGTGCTGGTTAGGAATTTGGCTGGGGAGCTGGTGAGGGCTCACTTTGGCAATGACCTGCAGCATGAGGCGCTGGCGTtgagtgggttggggttggggaacaGCGTTCAGGGGTCGATGGGGGGGTCGGTAGGAGGAGCGGGGGTGGGTGcggggaggagcaggagtgggccgaggaggaataCCAGTTATACGCCGCCTGGGGGCTTGCATatgagcggtggtggtggtgggccgCATACACCGACGGGGCATCGGGCTAGCCAGTCGAGCTCGAGTGCGGCGGCTTACATCGAGGTTGCGAATAGTACGCCGAAGAGGacggcggtggggttggcgCAGGATAGGGAGGCGGCGTTGTTTCGGCCGAGGAGTAGAGAAGGGGCCGTGGCGGCGACGAGCATACCTAGGAGGGTGAGCCAAGATGCCACGGCGGCCGGGTTTGCGATGAGTCCGTCTTCTGGGTCGGGGGTGAAGAGTCggttgccgaggacgagccaTTCGCATTTTACACGGCCGAGCTTGTCGACTGCGGCGTCGATGCCCATTACCGCTACGAGGGCAGAGAGGAGTGATTCTTCTCTTAGCAGTCGGGAGCACGTCATGGGCCGGTTACGATCTGGATCGTCGATCTCCATCACGGGAGCGTCGCAGTACTCTGCCAGCCCGACAAGCTCTAGCTTTTTATCAGCAGCGGGTTTCAATCTTGTGAACCCGAGCAGTTCCAACAGACCGAGCAGTAGCTCTGCCGCGTTTGGGCACCAAGCCAGAAGGGATAGTCACTCCCAGAGCCGGAGTTATTTTAGCCAGAGTGCCCGGCAAGACAGCAGTAGCAGTGAGAGGTTCAGCCAGTCTGCGAGGCAGGACGGTGCTGATAGGTTAGGGGAAAGGCTGGAAAGGATAGAGAGGGAGCGGGATGCCAGTGGGGGGAGCGGATCGACTAGTTTGTCTACTGGGAGCAGCGGGACGACGGCTACGACGGCCACGTCTGGACAGAGCGGGAATAAAGtcaggagggcgagggcgccGAGTTCGATTTCGAGGATGGAGTCGGTTTCGGATGTGAACCTGCCGGCTGGGggacgggatggggggggCAATAAGGGGAGGTGGCCTTAG
- the CDC15_2 gene encoding Protein kinase of the Mitotic Exit Network (EggNog:ENOG503NU2U; COG:T), whose protein sequence is MAPPPPPPPIGTSGSDRAAAAYHQGGGNGGKLQQQQQQQAVVGSSKTPGTPRREQSYRLEKPVQDPGLKDYRLGDCIGKGAFGSVYKAFNWGTGEAVAVKQIKLVDVPKSELRMVEVEIDLLKNLNHPNIVKYVGFVKTAECLNIILEYCENGSLHSICKAYGKFPENLVGVYMAQVLQGLQYLHDQGVIHRDIKGANILTTKDGTVKLADFGVSTSQFMTGNDKEAQVVGTPYWMAPEIIQLSGATSASDIWSVGCTVIELLQGKPPYHNLAAMPALFAIVNDDHPPLPEGVSPVARDFLMACFQKDPNLRVTAKKLMKHPWIIGCRRTDAPVSRPPANFNQAVEEVKQWNKALRSSEHNMRVSIGSDQSNGPISQRPNLATNIRGPLTLVTKQRPTPDAFRSPEVPDDDNWDNDFASAISPTALHLPHIKGQDNFGGLLSSDRLKAFASIDSHQDSENWDDNFEGELLTIKGPKHWSESFDAQEQTIRPLPKKSSDRLSEKHRRQRSRDSRVSKSPTKQQLLGNNGKFELPPRPDLLYREQSGDNDYSDLFADNEGVFDRRLGVVKEAPQLFHPSDLTSPPPRSATQHQQSPLGASIRRPNSSRPPATTGSSLQPPEPPVRRTRSQVEITKFAEDEQDEDFSDIFGVVPGTDNATSFLKNEATAEESDRGSEDGQQQQQQLVLSKLSNSSWLGDDDGDEDDPFAMMEEPGWMDEMDLAANIARDRHARMAEKVESLVKSLSKMRQVEDEEVLGELAEDLLAYLWEGGRR, encoded by the exons atggcaccaccaccaccaccgccgccgataGGAACCTCTGGTTCGGaccgggcggcggcggcataTCATCAAGGcggtgggaatggggggaagctacagcaacagcaacaacagcaggcggtggtgggcagcagcaagacacCGGggacgccgaggagggagcagaGTTATCGGTTGGAGAAGCCGGTGCAGGATCCGGGGTTGAAGGATTAT CGACTAGGAGACTGCATCGGAAAGGGGGCTTTCGGATCTGTCTACAAGGCCTTTAATTGGGGGAccggggaggcggtggctgTTAAGCAGATCAAACTGGTGGATGTGCCGAAGAGTGAGCTGCGTATGGTTGAG GTTGAAATCGATTTGTTGAAGAATCTCAAT CATCCGAATATCGTCAAGTATGTCGGGTTTGTCAAGACGGCCGAGTGCTTGAATATCATCCTCGA GTACTGCGAAAATGGATCACTGCATTCGATTTGCAAGGCGTACGGAAAGTTTCCCGAGAACTTGGTGGGAGTGTACATGGCTCAGGTCCTACAGGGCTTGCAGTATCTGCACGACCAGGGTGTGATTCACAGGGACATCAAGGGGGCGAATATACTGACGACCAAGGATGGGACGGTCAAGCTGGCCGACTTTGGCGTTTCGACGAGCCAGTTCATGACGGGAAACGACAAGGAGGCTCAGGTGGTGGGGACCCCGTACTGGATGGCGCCAGAGATTATTCAGCTGTCGGGTGCGACGTCGGCGAGCGATATCTGGAGCGTCGGGTGTACGGTTATTGAGCTGCTGCAGGGGAAGCCGCCGTATCATAACTTGGCAGCTATGCCGGCGCTGTTTGCCATTGTTAATGATGATCACCCTCCTTTGCCTGAGGGGGTGTCTCCG GTTGCGAGGGACTTTCTTATGGCTTGTTTTCAGAAAGATCCGAATCTGAGGGTTACGGCGAAGAAGCTGATGAAGCACCCGTGGATTATTGGGTGCAGGAGGACGGACGCTCCGGTGTCGAGACCACCTGCCAACTTCAACCaggcggttgaggaggttaAGCAGTGGAATAAGGCTCTCAGGTCTTCGGAGCACAACATGAGAGTCTCGATTGGGTCTGATCAGAGCAACGGCCCGATCAGCCAGCGGCCGAACCTGGCTACGAATATCAGGGGTCCGTTGACGCTGGTGACGAAGCAGAGACCTACTCCCGATGCGTTCAGATCACCAGAGGtacccgacgacgacaactgGGACAACGACTTTGCGTCTGCTATCTCGCCCACGGCTCTTCACCTCCCGCATATCAAGGGGCAGGATAactttggggggttgttgtccAGCGACCGGCTCAAGGCGTTCGCTTCTATTGACAGCCACCAGGACTCGGAAAACTGGGATGATAACTTTGAGGGGGAGCTGCTGACGATCAAAGGGCCAAAGCACTGGTCTGAGAGCTTTGATGCGCAGGAGCAGACGATACGGCCGCTGCCGAAGAAGAGCAGTGACCGGTTGAGTGAGAAGCATAGGAGGCAGAGGAGCAGGGATAGCAGGGTGTCAAAGTCACCGACGAAGCAGCAGTTGTTGGGGAACAACGGCAAGTTTGAGCTACCGCCGAGGCCAGATTTGCTGTATCGGGAGCAGTCGGGGGACAATGATTATTCGGATTTGTTTGCAGATAACGAGGGGGTTTTTGACAGGAGATTGGGGGTTGTCAAG GAAGCTCCACAGCTGTTCCACCCCTCGGATCTCACCAGTCCTCCACCGAGATCGGCCACTCAACACCAGCAATCTCCCTTGGGGGCTAGCATAAGGAGACCTAACTCCTCGAGACCGCCAGCAACGACGGGGTCGTCGTTACAGCCGCCTGAACCGCCTGTTCGAAGGACGAGATCGCAAGTGGAGATCACAAAGTTTGCTGAGGACGAGCAGGACGAGGATTTCTCGGATATATTTGGCGTTGTCCCGGGGACTGACAACGCGACGTCTTTCTTGAAGAACGAGGCGACGGCTGAAGAAAGTGATAGGGGGAGTGAAGatggtcagcagcagcagcagcagctggtgCTGAGTAAGCTGTCGAATAGCAGCTGGCTTggggacgacgacggggacgaggacgatCCGTTTGCCATGATGGAGGAGCCGGGGTGGATGGACGAGATGGATTTGGCGGCGAATATTGCGAGAGATCGACATGCTAGGATggcggagaaggtggagagtTTGGTGAAGAGTTTGTCCAAGATGAggcaggtggaggatgaggaggtgttgggggagctggccgaggatTTGCTGGCGTatttgtgggagggggggaggaggtga